In a single window of the Littorina saxatilis isolate snail1 linkage group LG5, US_GU_Lsax_2.0, whole genome shotgun sequence genome:
- the LOC138967672 gene encoding thioredoxin-like, whose product MVTALGSADDFKKKVKLADPEKLVVVDFYATWCMPCKMIAPKIEKMAKEEFPDVLFFKVDVDTNEDTAQEEDITAMPTFHFYRNGEQIKDAVVMGANEEAIRNTIKKHK is encoded by the exons ATGGTGACTGCACTGGGATCAGCG GATGACTTCAAGAAGAAGGTAAAGCTGGCGGACCCTGAGAAGCTGGTGGTGGTTGACTTCTACGCAACATGGTGCATGCCCTGCAAGATGATCGCCCCCAAGATCGAG AAAATGGCCAAGGAAGAGTTTCCTGACGTGCTGTTCTTCAAGGTTGATGTTGATACTAATGAG GATACCGCCCAGGAGGAGGATATCACTGCCATGCCAACCTTCCACTTTTACAGAAATGGAGAACAG ATAAAGGATGCAGTGGTGATGGGAGCCAACGAAGAAGCCATACGCAATACTATCAAAAAACATAAATAA